ccagacataacaatggaaaggccattatggattcaaatgtagctgattgtgatgattcagacttctcattagttacaacagagttatcaacatcatcagacatatggttgatggactcggcttgtagctaccatatgtgtcccaacaaggactggttcgtgaattttcaagaaggagaatatggagtcatccacacagcggataacagccctcttacctcatatggcattggttcaataagattaaggagccatgatggaatgatcagaacattaacagatgttcgatatgtaccgggtttgaagaagaatctcatctctgtgggagccctagaatcaaaagggttcaaaatcattgcagaaaatggagtgatgagaatatgctccggtgcactagtggtaatgaaggccaatcggaagaacaataacatgtactgctatcgtggtagcacagttattgggacagcaacagtgacatccagtgatgacaaagaggcagaagcaaccaggctatggcacatgcgcttgggacatgctggaggaaaatccttgaaagctttatctaatcaaggattgttaaaaggcgtaaagacttgcaacttggagttttgcgagcattgtgtcaaagggaaacagacaagggttaaatttggtatagcgatccataatactaaaggcattttggattatgtacactctgatgtttggggtgcttccaaaacaccttcattgggtgggaagcactattttgtaacctttgttgatgatttttcccgaagagtgtgggtgtatacaatgaagaggaaagatgaagtgttgggaatttttctcaaatggaaaacgatggtggagaatcaaacaggcaggaggatcaagtgtattcgcacagacaatggaggtgaatacaaaaatgatcattttaataaggtctgtgaaaatgatggtatcgtccgacacttcactgtcagacatacaccacaacagaatggagtggcagaacgtatgaaccagACTTTACtagagaaggtacggtgtatgttgtccaatgctggcttgggcaaagaattttgggctgaggcaattacatatgcatgccacctcattaatcgtctaccatctgcttctattgatggcaagacaccatttgaaaaatggtatggaaaacctgctgtagattatgactctttgcacgtgtttggctcaattgcatactatcatgtgaaagagtcaaaattggaaccgagagcaaagaaggctatatttatggggattacttctggagtcaaaggataccgcttatggtgtccagagacaaggaatattatattcagcagagatgttacctttgatgaatctgccacaacagataaggtgacagttgaagatgtcaaacaaactggtggtgcatcaaagcaggtggagtttgagggaaaatttatttttcctacacaagaagcagaggaggaaactcatgaaaattaccctctggaagaagagctagtagagagggagattccaactcatgaacctcgacaacaacttgaatcaatagcaaccagcaggccaaaaaggacaataacgaaacttgttcgtctcatagagacggttgcttgcgcaacctcaattgtagctgatggtgttcctaccacttataaagacgcaatccaaagttcagaagaagataagtggaggattgccatgcatgaataaatgcaatcccttcatcagaatcatacatggaaattggccaatctcccgaagggaaagaaaacaattgggtgcaaatgggtatttgcaaagaaagaaggatttcctaaccaagaagatgttcgctacaaagcaagattggtggccaaaggatatgctcagaaggagggaattgattacaatgaagtattttctccagttgtaaaacattcatccattagaattatgttggctttggtagcacaattggatttggaactagttcagatggatgtaaaaactgcgtttttacatggaaacttggaggagaaaatctacatgaatcagccagaaggattcaaagttgctggaaaagaaaatatggtatgcaaacttgaaaaatcgttgtacggattgaaacaatcttctagacaatggtacaagcgatttgacaagtttatgttgcggcaagggtacaagagaagcaaatacgatcattgtgtgtatttgcgcaaacttaatgatggttcctttgtatatcttctcctatatgttgatgatatgttgataacttccaagaattcggaagaaattgataagttgaagattcaactgaaggaggagttcgagatgaaggatctgggtgaggcaaagaaaattcttggcatggagataataagagatagacgttcaaagaaactctgtttatctcagaaagaatatttgaagagagtactacagcgttttggcatagataagaagactaagccaattagtacgccacttgctccccattttaagctaagtactactatgtcgccaaaggatgaaactgaacaggagtatatgtcaagggtaccatacgcaaatgctgttggtagcttgatgtatgcaatggtttgtacgagacctgacatttcacaagccgttggagttattagcatatatatgcataatccaggaaaggagcattgacaagctgtgaaatggattctacggtatattcatagtattgtagatgttgggttagtttttgagcaggaaggcaatcggtctgtagttggatattgtgactcagattttgctggtgatctggacaaacgaaggtcaactactggttatgtgtttacttttccaaaggcaccagttagttggaagtctactttgcagtcaacagttgctttgtctacaacagaggcagagtacatggctattacagaggTTGTGAATAAgacaatttggcttcaggggctgctaaaggagcttggtattgaacaaaaaattattacaattttttgtgatagtcaaagtgctattcaattagcgaagaaccaagtttatcatgcaagaacgaagcacattgatgttcggtatcatttcgtacgagaaatcatagaagaaggtggagtcacggtgaagaaaattcatactacggagaaccctgttgatatgctgacaaaagtggtgactgcggtcaagtttcaacattgtttggatttgatcaacattgttgaacactaaagattgaagatgaagacacaaccaaaatttgttattgagagaaaatggaagatgtggaattttgccaaggtggatatttgttgaaattgtcaaaagtcccacatcggtggatgacaattttgaatgagaatttcaccctataaaaggaggcctaatgtttaggatttaaacacacctctcatttgcctttttttttttaatcttcttaaggcatttgtatcttctctttttagtattatttcacttgtaatatTGGAGTgcaataaaatattgattgtgtccgaggaagtaggcaaaattggccgaacctcgtaaattctggtgtttttttattgttgtcttattgtcttgtttattatttagtgtttgtcataatttttggtatagtagttgtgactaattcacactatatacatttgacTTGTGCAACAAATGAGTATGCAATAGCTGAATCATGGACTAAAGATCGCATTTTGATGGATTGCATTCTGCCTGATATCCGTCAGGGTACATTTATACCAATCATAATTTGGAAAGATGGAGAAATCTTGATGCGAAGCGAACATGGCACTCAACTAGTTTCTTACAGCCCAAAGGAGATTAAGTTTAGGAAGGTCAATGTTTACTGTAGTGTCATTGCAGTGACTAAATACGTTCCAAGTTTTTACTCACTCAAGACTGTCATGGGGGACAATTTTCAAGTCTCAAATGTTTATCCAAAGGCTAAGATAGTTTAGTATTTGTTTTGTTTTACTTCCTCCTGGATATGATGTTTTGCTTCTGTGTTTCTGGCATAATTTACTTTAAACTTTTGAATTCTAGTAGAACAGCAACTCTCTGCCTATTTTAGTATACGTCGTCCATTTTTCACATTCGTAGTTACTTACATTAAAAAGTCTCTAAAACTGCATTGCTTTTATCCATTCCATCTTGCAAGTGTGTACTTGGTAATGACTTACAATTTTAGGCACATTGATAAACTGATGTATGAGCTTAAATGGAGCGATATGGACGATGATGATTCATATAGCTAACTCCCACTTATAGTTTAGAGACACTAGTCAATTTTCTGGTATTTGGTGAGATACTAGTTTCAGTATTACTTCTTTTCTTGAATAATGGTGCTGAAGTTTCTACTAAGACTATCAATTCCCATATGCTTGTTCTATGTATTaggagaaaatagaaagaagCATGTTTCTACATAATAATTGCATGGAATTATTTTGGTGTAGCCAGTTAATGGTCGTAGTTAACTACAACGTTCATATTCCTTTAAGGAATTGACAATATCATATATCAAGACCAAAAAAAAAGACAGTATCTTATATGAATGGTATGTTATTGGCAAATGAGAAATCATTAGGCTAGAGAAAATATTGGGTTGTATTCATACAATTTCCTCTTCTCTTATATCGATTACAGAAAATGGAAAGAAGAAAAGGAATGAAAGAAACTCTTTACATTTTGACTCTTGAACATGAAGATATACTAGATATTGAAGAGGAAAAGAGATAAGAAAAAAGGTTTTTGGTACTTATAGAAGGCCTACAACTGGTGAATGTGCAAAGATTAACTTATCTTTGTTAGCACTACTAGTATAACCCCAATTTTGGCAAATGCTTTTCCTTCTTGGTTTTGCCTCTCCAAGCATAGTTATAATGTCTCTCATTGATGGCCTTTCTTTTGGAAGCTTTGCTGTGCAAAGAAGTGCAATCTTTAGGACAAGAAGCATCTCTTCTTGAACATGTTTACATTGTCCAGCTACATCATGATCTAATGTTTCCTCTGATGCCTTGTTGTTCACTTTCCTTCTAACCCATTCTACAATGTCAATGGACTCGCCGAAAGAAGAGTCTAATGGCATTTTCCCAGTCAGAAGCTCCAAAAGCACTACCCCGTAACTGTATATGTCGCTTTTCTCGTCAACCTTCAATGTGTATCCATATTCTGCCaacacaaaagagaaaacaaatgAATTTCTTAAACTATATGGATATGAAATGAAATCATTTTAAGGTTCAAGAGTTTTTTTTACCTGGTGCTATATAGCCATATGATCCTGCTACCATAGAGACAGTCTGATTCTTATGAAGCATCATTCTTGCCAAGCCAAAATCTGCAATTCTTGCCTCAAAATCTGAATCAAGAAGAATGTTGCTTGACTTGACATCCCGATGTATGACTGGTGGATGGCAATCATGGTGAAGGTAAGCGAGGCCATGAGCAACACCAAGAGCAATGTTGTATCTCGACAACCAATCCACGAGCATTTTTGCAGCTTGTTTCCCATGTAAAGCAGCTCCAAGGTTTCCATTAGGCATGTATTCAGATAACATCATGACATCAGTCTCATTGTGAAGATAGCCTAATAGCCTAACGATGTTCCTGTGACGAAGCTTCCCTAAAAGATCTACCTCTGCAAAGAGTTCTTCTCCTGCTTCAATGTCCCCATTTGTTCTCCATAACTTTTTAACTGCTACAACAGAATGTGGCCTCTGAATCTCAGCCTTGTAGACAATTCCATTGCCACCAATTCCTATGACATTTGACTCCTTTAGGCAAGCAAGAATATCAATACTTGTGAAGTTAAGCCTCTGGAATGCTACAAGCCTCCAAGGCCATTCTGAATTGTTCTTGTTGAACCGAAATTCTTTGAAGAAGCTGTTGCACAAGTACCATCTGTTGTACATTGATCTCCCTGCTAGAACCATGATCCCAACAGCTATGATAACCGAGATCCCAACAATAAATCCCACGATTATGTGATTTACACGAGTCTTCCTCACGTTTGAAGTGGTGATGAGATTTTGAGAACATGGTGGAAGGATGCCACCACAAAGTCCAGCATTGCCTATTAGATCATTGGGATTAATGGTCATTAATAGCCCATTGCTTGGAACTGGACCCTCAAGTTTATTGTAGGACAGATTAAGCATTTCTAGAGCTGGGGAGCTACCAAAGTCCATTGGTATTTTTCCAACTAGGGAGTTGTTCGATAAATCAAGAATAGATAAAGTTGGCAATGTGGCAATGTGAGTTGGGATTTCACCACTGAATTGATTGTTGCTAAGATTAAGATTCACAAGCCTTTCACATGAAGCAATACTCTGAGGAACTTTCCCCGTGAAATGGTTGCTCGAAAGATCAAGCGACGAAAGGGATGGACAATCTTGGAATTGGTCAGGAATGTTGCCTTTAAGATTGTTGTCCGAGACTGCAAACGTTTGCAGGCTAGGAATAGACAAAATGCTAGATGGCAAAGATGATTCAAGGTGGTTCGAGGAGACATCGATAAAAGAAAGTGTAGAAGACAAAGTGAAATCCTCAGGAATTTCACCAGTGAGATTGTTATTAGCCAATTCCAATCTTTGAAGCTTAGGAAGAGTTCCAAATCCAATTGGGATTACACCTGAAAGAAGATTATTTTGGATTCTAACTCGGACGAGTGAAGAACAATTAGAGAGGCCTAATGGGATTGGTCCAGAGAAAGAATTGTTAAAGAGAATGAGCTTTGTTAGATTGCCAGAATCACACAAACCAAGAGGGATCTCACCTGTCAAGAAATTAGAAGAAACATCTAACCATTGCAAGGGAGATTTTTTCCCAAGATTCATAGGCAAAGAACCATTTAAAGAATTTTGCCATAGTTCAAGTATCTCAAGATTTTCTAACTCACCAAGCTTTGTTGGAATAGGACCACTTAAGTTATTACACATGAGATTGAGCAGCTGCAAATTCTTCAAACCTGCTAACTCATTCGGAATCTCCCCTGAAATGTTGTTATCAGAAAGATCCAAGTAAACTAAAGATGTAATATTTCCAACTTCAGCTGGaatcttcccttcaaaactgtTCTGATACAAATACACAGTGGTCAGATTCTTCAACTTGCCTAATTCAGCTGGTATTTGACCACTTAAACTGCCAACAGCCAAGTCAAGATACTGAAGGCTACTTAGATCACCAAACTCAGCAGGAATTGAACCTTTAAACTGATTGTATCCAAGAATTATAGTCTCTACAGCTTTCAATTCACCGAGCTCACGAGGGATCTCTCCGGTAAGATTATTCCCTGATAGTCCAAGAAACTTCAAACTCTGAAGATTCTTGAATGATACAGGGATTGAACCTTCGAAAAAACTCCCTCGAAAATCCATGATTTCGATCAATATAGCATTGCCAAGATCCTCAGGGAGAAACCCCTCAAAGTTATTGCTAGAAGCATTGAGATATTTCAAACCAGAAGCCATTCCAAGACCTGATGGGAACTCGCCAacaaagttattttggctaaCATCAATGCTCTTTAAAGAAGTCAGATTGGCCAATGACTTTGGCAATGCAGTGGAGAAATCATTGCAACAAAGATTTAGTGAAGATAAACTCTTTAGCCCTTGAATTTGATCAGAAACTCTGCCACTGAGATTCTTGTTTGACAAATCAAGATTATCTACAAAACCTTTGGAGTTGCACAAGACACCAGTCCATTTACAATGAACAGAACTTGAACTTGAGTTTCCATTGTTTGGCAAATTCCAGTCTTTGAGGTGATCCATTGGATCAACAAGACTGGACTTTAGTGCTAACAATGTAGAAATTTCATCCCCATTTGATGAAACAAAGAAAAAACCAATGAAAAATAACAAGAAAAAGAGATGATTTTTCATGGTTTGCTCTTTACAcaatttttcttctctctttggTTGCTCTCTGTTAATTCAGTTGTACAACATTCTTTTTAGGTTCTTGAGAACAAACTAGTATGAAAGTGACCAAAATAGCTTATACTATTTCATAAGAAGTAGTGTTAATCAGTTAGTTATCATGATTAACTAAAAATGGGACCCATATCTATCTGTATGCAtgtttcttttctcttatttCATTTTTGAGGGGTAAGGGGTGGGGTTAGAGAGTAAGATAGTAATGATTAGACACTAATGAAGGGGGAATAGTAATTAAATAAAGTAAATTAAATTGGGGAGTTCGTGAGGCCTTGGGAAATGGGATCTGAACCAGCTATGGATTTGTAGCTAATGACTGTAAAGGTTTTGGAGTTATTGAGAATGGAACCGACATTAAAACATGGGAAGGAATGTGTTTTCAGTGATTATTTTACCTATTTATGAAAAACATAATACTAACTTGTTTTGGTTGTTTTGTACTTTGTCTCATAATTGTTCAAAGGTCAAACCATTCTGAATGACAGTCAGTCGTTATTTTTAATCTATGTCGATAAAATTTACTACTAATATATCACCGCTCTTTCAGTTTCTGTCAGTGCTGTGGTCTGGTTGTAAGTTGTGAGGTGCATAGTTTAATCAAATTGTAGTTTTAGTTTTTTCCTTATTTTAGACCAAAGAGTACTTTTTTAATACTATCTTTTTTTTTCCATTGAAACTTACTCTATTCTTTCACTTTTACTTGCccactatattaaaaatatatttttatttttacttgtccatctagcaaatcaagaaaaaaatattttttttgttttacccTTATTATTAACTACTCATTCCATAAATTATTTCTCAAAATTTTTTGAAATGTTATCATTATTATGAGTAAAACTataaaatacatattttatttattttttcttaaaggaAGTACACATAAAAAATGGACGACTAAAAGTAAAAGAAGGGAGTAAATGATATAAAATGTAATGCTTTTACTAGTGAAAGGTGATTAGTGATTTGTGAAGAAGGAAAAGTGTgattaggggtgttcaaaaccgaatcgAAACCGTTAATCGAATCGAACAGATGACTTATTGacttattggtatcggattatcggggtaatggatAGTGAACAGATTgatattttataattaacggcttaacggtttgggggcggattactcaattttcttatcgggcaaactgttaacccgttaagaatttttatatatacAGTTTTACCCCTATGGCTAAATCCCCAATTTGTATTTTCTAATTCTCAATTGTCTGCAGCTACTAGAGACAAAAAAGTCGTCAATCTTATCTCTCTCTTGAACTGAGAACTGAGAACTGAGAAGTTGAAAAATCGAAATCTCAATGATTAATACGTGTATGCTTGTATGAGTAGTcttgatggtattaaaaatttggttaatACGTGTATGACAGTATGAGTAGTCTTGAAGACTCTTCAATTTAAAAACACTGTTTGGTTAGATCGtagatggtattaaaaatttggtattgatttgaaactatgtggtattgattgaatgattgttcaattttttttatttggcttAGCCGATAGACCGCCCGATAACTGTCCGATAATTGTTAATATGATACCAATCCTcccgttgtcttattggatggctagcgaattactacatttataatccgataaccgttAAGTCGAACCGTTAAGTATAATTATCCGCCCGATAAGTACCCCTAAGTGTGATAactcgataggtcatttatagttttatccTTCAtttatatgttctaagaccttgaataACTTCATTTAGCCTTTCttgatttgcgtgtgcagtccgcatttttttttccagaaaatttttatgtgaaaaattgataaaaatatgaaattttgccttaaaatttatttgagttaacTACAGTCAACATTCTGTGTAAACGAACCCGGATAAGTATTTTAaaggtcccggtgggtccgtattatgatttgggacttggacttATATCtggaatcgaatttggaagtccctaacttaatttaacgtaatttgttgaaaactagcaatttaaaggtttaaagaattcataagtttgaccgtaggttgacctTGTTGTGACCAGGTTCGGATTTCTTTCGtaacttggtataagttcattttagtatttatgacgtatctacaaaatttggtgcaaaacagagttgatttgacgtgattcagacgtctggttgaaaaattgaaagtttttaagtttcattgaaaatttcattcgttttggtatccgattcgtagttctaggtgttattttggtattttgatcgcgcaagcgcgtttgtatgatattattacacttgtgtgcatgtttggtttggaccccaaggggctctggtgagtttcggatatgctacagaccatttgaacttagaaagAATTGTTGGTTTTGAGCTGCTACTGATATCTGGTgtcatgtgcttcgcgatcgcgaaggggaactgGGACAAGGGCGGAATTCCTTCATCGCAAACGCTATGGTTGGGATGCGAACGTGAAGCTTTGGGGGGTTGCCCTTCGCTAACACGGACAGCCTCTTACGAACGCGAACGCCTGGGGGGAGAAGCCTTCGAGAACACGTAGGCCAACTGGGcagtgctcttcgcgaacgcgatgaacacctgaTGCCCGATCatttaaacttccaaaaattgggatttcacccatttttcaccatattctcattagagctcggcctaaaggtgactttgaagagaaatttcatctcataggttagtgtactttaactcgttttcttccatttccatcaacatccattaatttctaaccttaatctatgctctttcatggttgaaaattagggatttgggaagaattggggggggggggttgtaaaattgagatttagacatcAAATTGAGGTTGGACTTCGAAACTAATCCCATAATCGGGCTCGTGGGTGAATAGGTAATTAGGTTTCGATCCGAATCTcaagttttgaccaagcaggcacaggttgacttttgttgactttttgaaaaagtgtaaagatcttaactttatgtattataattaattttcctagcattgtttgatgttattgagtcaattttggttagattcgattgatGTGGAGGtagattttagaggaaaggccccgattgagctttgatttgcttgtagtgcgaggtaagtgttgggtctaaccttagtttgagagaattaggaacccttgagctatgtgccatgtgaattacatgtgtagtggcgtatatgcaaggtgacaagtgtatatatGCTGTCAAAATAGTTATTTTCATGCTTtcccatatttcattaattatcttattccatgtcttaactgttacatgtcttaattgctttctatgccgtaacttgctacttgtcatctATTCACTCTTTTATTGAGGCGCTCGTTTCTTTCATGATTCCATGATTAATTGTTACTTATCTTACTTGTAAACTTTAATTGTCGTATATTTGGTTTGCTTTCCCGTTTACTTGTCATATTCCCGTTTATTTGTCTTACTTGTACCTACTTGTCATCTATtcactctagtccgtttggtgggccttatggagtgtGTGGCCCAGACCGGTACATTCCCGATAGCACTAGCCATCTCtagggctgggggaggagcatacACTCCCGATACTCACACCCCGGAGCAGACGGCTCTCGAGTATCAGACTCTAACAGCCCCGCCGGTTGGGATGGTTCAACCGGTTGTtgtggcacaggccggtgataggcccgctatgtcttctgaggatttgttgaggttggataagtttaccaagctctttcctgttcatttcagtggtgcaaCTTCTGAGGATCCACAAGATTATCTAGActgctgccacgaggtgctgcggaacatgg
This sequence is a window from Nicotiana tomentosiformis chromosome 5, ASM39032v3, whole genome shotgun sequence. Protein-coding genes within it:
- the LOC104114913 gene encoding leucine-rich repeat receptor-like protein kinase PXL1 produces the protein MKNHLFFLLFFIGFFFVSSNGDEISTLLALKSSLVDPMDHLKDWNLPNNGNSSSSSVHCKWTGVLCNSKGFVDNLDLSNKNLSGRVSDQIQGLKSLSSLNLCCNDFSTALPKSLANLTSLKSIDVSQNNFVGEFPSGLGMASGLKYLNASSNNFEGFLPEDLGNAILIEIMDFRGSFFEGSIPVSFKNLQSLKFLGLSGNNLTGEIPRELGELKAVETIILGYNQFKGSIPAEFGDLSSLQYLDLAVGSLSGQIPAELGKLKNLTTVYLYQNSFEGKIPAEVGNITSLVYLDLSDNNISGEIPNELAGLKNLQLLNLMCNNLSGPIPTKLGELENLEILELWQNSLNGSLPMNLGKKSPLQWLDVSSNFLTGEIPLGLCDSGNLTKLILFNNSFSGPIPLGLSNCSSLVRVRIQNNLLSGVIPIGFGTLPKLQRLELANNNLTGEIPEDFTLSSTLSFIDVSSNHLESSLPSSILSIPSLQTFAVSDNNLKGNIPDQFQDCPSLSSLDLSSNHFTGKVPQSIASCERLVNLNLSNNQFSGEIPTHIATLPTLSILDLSNNSLVGKIPMDFGSSPALEMLNLSYNKLEGPVPSNGLLMTINPNDLIGNAGLCGGILPPCSQNLITTSNVRKTRVNHIIVGFIVGISVIIAVGIMVLAGRSMYNRWYLCNSFFKEFRFNKNNSEWPWRLVAFQRLNFTSIDILACLKESNVIGIGGNGIVYKAEIQRPHSVVAVKKLWRTNGDIEAGEELFAEVDLLGKLRHRNIVRLLGYLHNETDVMMLSEYMPNGNLGAALHGKQAAKMLVDWLSRYNIALGVAHGLAYLHHDCHPPVIHRDVKSSNILLDSDFEARIADFGLARMMLHKNQTVSMVAGSYGYIAPEYGYTLKVDEKSDIYSYGVVLLELLTGKMPLDSSFGESIDIVEWVRRKVNNKASEETLDHDVAGQCKHVQEEMLLVLKIALLCTAKLPKERPSMRDIITMLGEAKPRRKSICQNWGYTSSANKDKLIFAHSPVVGLL